A region from the Mucilaginibacter sp. CSA2-8R genome encodes:
- a CDS encoding family 20 glycosylhydrolase: MFIKYRLLFSLFVVLSFYSAHAQSTDPNLGIIPAPVSVQKQAGTFTLSQETVILADSVNNKAVQFLTSYLQNRYMLKNKLESFKGSSTGNSLVLTSAGSENLPAEGYRLTITPTVITIAGKGAGLFYGMQSLIQLLPVERAATAKLPCAVIEDYPRFAYRGLHLDVCRHFFSVEFVKRYIDLIAAYKLNNFHWHLTDDQGWRIEIKKYPRLTQIGSQRAQTLIGNYHDRVPQQFDNTPYGGYYTQDQIRDVVAYAASKYINVVPEIEMPGHAMAALASYPELSCDTKQEYKVSETWGVFNNIFCPTEKTFTFLQDVLTEVMELFPSKYIHIGGDEAPKVIWKSSPEAQAVIKKYKLKDEHALQSYFIQRMEKFVNSKGRSIIGWDEILEGGLAPNATVMSWRGEAGGIAAAKQNHQVIMTPGSGGMYFDHAQARSDLEPLSIGSYSPLTKTYAYNPASASLTPQQQKYIMGVQANLWTEYIATEDKVEYMVLPRLMALSEVAWSPLANKNYKDFSETRLPKHLAWLEANKYNYRVPTAIGTKDTSYTGTQLSVDLKPPVNGAKIYYTIDGYTPDETCLIYTSPFTLNIPPDQYRELKTIVITPSGKRSLVTRMLVYNRTPLPAVTFDGKQPGVKYELVAGSFTGTGQLDGARVLDTGVVKTFNTSAFKKANRTFGVTYEGYFNIDADGKYIFSTQSDDGSVILIDDQMVVDNDGKHSLFEQPGEVLLQKGMHKFTLKYFDAGAFSTLRVYLTMPGKPKGEFSAESLLN, translated from the coding sequence ATGTTTATAAAATACCGGTTACTGTTTTCGCTGTTTGTTGTTCTTTCTTTCTATAGTGCCCACGCTCAAAGTACCGATCCCAATCTGGGTATTATCCCTGCACCAGTATCGGTACAAAAGCAAGCCGGAACGTTTACTTTAAGCCAGGAAACAGTGATTTTGGCCGACAGCGTAAATAATAAAGCGGTTCAGTTTTTAACCAGTTACTTGCAAAATAGGTATATGTTAAAAAACAAGCTGGAGTCTTTTAAAGGCAGCTCAACCGGCAACTCCCTGGTATTAACTTCGGCAGGGAGCGAAAACTTACCCGCCGAAGGTTACCGTTTAACCATCACCCCAACAGTAATAACCATTGCAGGCAAGGGCGCCGGGTTGTTTTACGGTATGCAGTCATTAATTCAGTTATTACCGGTTGAGCGGGCTGCTACAGCAAAGTTACCTTGTGCAGTAATTGAAGATTATCCGCGGTTTGCCTACCGTGGTTTGCACCTTGACGTTTGCCGTCATTTCTTTTCGGTTGAGTTTGTAAAGCGTTACATTGATTTAATAGCGGCTTATAAGCTCAATAATTTTCACTGGCATTTAACCGATGATCAGGGCTGGCGTATCGAAATAAAAAAGTATCCGCGTTTAACGCAAATTGGCAGTCAGCGTGCGCAAACCCTTATTGGTAACTATCACGACCGCGTACCGCAACAGTTTGACAATACGCCTTATGGCGGTTATTATACCCAAGACCAAATTAGGGATGTGGTAGCTTACGCGGCCAGTAAATACATCAATGTGGTACCCGAAATTGAAATGCCTGGCCACGCTATGGCAGCTTTGGCATCATACCCGGAGTTAAGCTGCGATACCAAGCAGGAATACAAGGTTTCTGAAACCTGGGGCGTTTTTAACAACATATTTTGCCCTACCGAAAAAACGTTTACTTTTTTACAGGATGTTCTTACTGAAGTAATGGAACTTTTTCCGAGTAAATACATCCACATCGGCGGCGACGAAGCGCCTAAAGTAATCTGGAAATCATCGCCAGAGGCTCAAGCGGTCATCAAAAAATATAAGCTTAAAGACGAACATGCCCTGCAAAGCTATTTTATTCAGCGCATGGAAAAATTTGTGAACAGCAAAGGCCGCAGTATCATTGGTTGGGATGAGATACTGGAAGGCGGACTTGCACCCAATGCTACGGTAATGAGCTGGCGGGGCGAGGCCGGTGGTATAGCCGCAGCCAAGCAAAACCACCAGGTAATTATGACGCCCGGCAGCGGCGGCATGTACTTCGACCATGCCCAGGCCCGGTCAGATCTCGAACCGTTGAGTATAGGTAGCTATTCGCCTTTAACAAAAACATACGCTTACAACCCAGCTTCGGCCAGCCTTACTCCGCAGCAGCAAAAATATATCATGGGTGTACAAGCTAATTTATGGACGGAATATATTGCTACCGAAGATAAAGTAGAATACATGGTATTACCCCGCTTAATGGCTTTGTCGGAAGTGGCTTGGTCGCCGTTGGCTAACAAAAATTATAAAGATTTTTCGGAAACACGTTTGCCTAAGCACCTGGCCTGGCTGGAGGCTAATAAATACAATTACCGTGTGCCAACGGCTATAGGTACTAAAGATACATCGTATACTGGCACGCAACTTTCTGTTGATTTAAAACCTCCGGTTAACGGCGCTAAAATTTATTACACCATTGATGGTTACACCCCCGACGAAACCTGCCTGATATATACATCGCCATTCACCTTAAATATTCCGCCCGATCAATACCGCGAACTAAAAACTATCGTTATTACTCCAAGTGGTAAACGTAGTTTAGTTACCCGTATGCTGGTGTATAACCGTACGCCATTGCCTGCGGTAACTTTTGATGGTAAGCAGCCTGGTGTAAAGTATGAGTTGGTTGCCGGATCGTTTACCGGTACCGGGCAGTTGGATGGTGCAAGGGTGCTGGATACCGGTGTGGTTAAAACCTTCAATACGTCGGCTTTTAAAAAGGCTAACCGTACCTTTGGGGTGACTTACGAAGGTTACTTTAACATTGATGCCGATGGCAAATATATTTTTTCTACACAGTCTGACGATGGTTCGGTTATTTTGATTGACGACCAGATGGTGGTAGATAATGATGGTAAACATAGCCTTTTTGAGCAACCTGGTGAGGTTTTGCTACAGAAAGGGATGCATAAATTTACCTTAAAGTATTTTGATGCTGGGGCGTTTAGCACACTAAGAGTATACTTAACCATGCCCGGAAAACCTAAAGGCGAATTTTCGGCCGAGTCTTTACTCAATTAA
- a CDS encoding aldo/keto reductase produces MEYRKLGETDLAVSAITFGAWAAGGWMWGGNDDNDAVNAMRAAYDAGITSIDTAPIYGQGKSEELVGQAIKDLPRDKVQILTKYGMRWDLTKGTFGFKSKDNEGNDLDIYKYAGKESIITECENSLKRLDTDYIDLYQIHWPDESTPIAETMEAILRLQEQGKIREAGVSNYNAAQMQEAEKTIKLASNQVPFSMVNRKIEQDIVPYCLENHKSILAYSPMERGLLTGKMKPGQKFGEGDHRAGLKFFKDENIARTNDFLNKIKPLADEKNATLGQLVIRWTIEQPGITVALVGARNADQATQNAKAIDVKLSAEEIAMITAELKQLQLVD; encoded by the coding sequence ATGGAATACAGAAAATTAGGAGAAACAGATTTAGCGGTATCTGCTATTACTTTTGGCGCCTGGGCAGCAGGCGGCTGGATGTGGGGAGGAAACGACGATAATGACGCAGTAAATGCTATGCGTGCAGCCTATGATGCCGGCATTACCAGCATTGATACTGCTCCGATTTATGGGCAAGGCAAGAGTGAAGAATTAGTTGGCCAAGCTATTAAAGATTTGCCACGCGATAAGGTTCAGATTTTAACAAAATACGGGATGCGCTGGGATTTAACCAAGGGCACCTTTGGTTTTAAATCGAAGGATAACGAAGGCAATGACCTGGACATCTATAAATATGCCGGCAAAGAAAGTATTATTACCGAATGCGAAAATAGCTTAAAGCGTTTAGATACCGATTATATTGATTTATACCAAATACACTGGCCAGACGAAAGCACGCCCATTGCCGAAACCATGGAAGCTATTTTGCGATTGCAAGAACAGGGAAAAATTAGAGAAGCCGGTGTAAGTAATTATAACGCTGCCCAAATGCAGGAAGCCGAAAAAACTATTAAGCTGGCCTCTAACCAGGTACCGTTTAGCATGGTTAACCGAAAGATTGAACAGGACATTGTACCTTACTGTCTCGAAAACCACAAAAGCATACTGGCCTACAGCCCTATGGAACGCGGTTTACTTACCGGAAAAATGAAACCCGGACAAAAGTTTGGCGAGGGGGATCACCGTGCAGGGCTAAAGTTTTTTAAAGATGAGAACATTGCCCGGACCAATGACTTTTTGAACAAGATAAAGCCATTGGCCGATGAAAAAAATGCAACCTTAGGGCAATTAGTGATTCGTTGGACTATTGAGCAACCAGGTATTACCGTAGCGTTAGTTGGAGCCCGCAACGCCGACCAGGCTACCCAAAATGCAAAAGCCATTGATGTAAAACTTAGCGCTGAGGAAATAGCGATGATTACCGCCGAACTAAAACAGTTACAGCTGGTAGACTAA
- a CDS encoding tetratricopeptide repeat-containing sensor histidine kinase, which translates to MKKNNTISLKRTNINGWFFLLLVCLLMAGSSLSYAANVAEKHPRIIALVDSLNEQASPLIRLDPGKAFTLLTEAEILATQYNYSKGRAVAYLNQAEVLNQRGYSTRALELYYRSMQLSRQNRDVYNIARAEQYISTIKRKGGSFKEAEDLLNHTLETFSDLNKPVDMVNIQLKLGLLYAEQKNFDKAMAYYNMAYNLSTKIKYPYGQKRSFYNRAILYEEMHKPEDAINYLNKGLLIDSLSGDTNGKALTYIELSRVYIRNKKYKEALPYAILAYNKADSCAAMGLVKTAVQLLLNISKASVDKDAIIQWQDELIYVDNLINDRERKQANDFIDALRAQEEQQLKVQQSVLMAEKKAQQQKNQIVVYIGALLCSAVIVLTLLYNYKKAKQKNAKLNAQKQQIERQIGMLDKLNREVLSQNQKLEDDNVLKSKLLSIISHDLRKPLANTQSILHLVNAGLVSERETKDLFKHLEAQYSRVMTLTDNLLFWIRGQVSGAPVKKETVNLHDTVNNIIEETVMPISEKGLEVQNHLPAELAWVTENETLKIILRNLINNAVKFTPVNGVIAFSGDVNDNETHLTITDSGIGISPAMMEQINSESYYTTKGTQNEEGSGFGLMLIRDLLKKQNGRLKINSKPGEGSAFTISFPAVTAILPVVAL; encoded by the coding sequence TTGAAAAAAAATAATACCATAAGCTTAAAACGTACCAACATTAATGGGTGGTTTTTCTTGCTGTTGGTATGTTTATTAATGGCAGGCAGCTCATTATCTTATGCTGCCAACGTGGCCGAAAAGCATCCCCGGATTATTGCTTTAGTTGATTCGCTTAACGAGCAGGCGTCGCCATTGATCAGGTTAGATCCTGGTAAAGCATTTACACTGCTTACCGAGGCTGAAATACTGGCTACCCAATATAACTATAGCAAGGGGCGTGCGGTGGCTTACCTTAACCAGGCCGAGGTGTTGAATCAGCGCGGTTACTCTACCCGCGCACTCGAATTGTATTATCGCTCCATGCAATTGAGCCGCCAAAATCGTGATGTGTATAATATTGCCCGTGCTGAGCAGTACATCAGTACTATTAAACGTAAGGGCGGCAGCTTCAAAGAAGCAGAAGATTTATTGAACCATACTCTCGAAACTTTTTCGGATTTAAATAAGCCGGTTGATATGGTTAATATTCAGCTTAAGCTTGGCTTGTTGTATGCCGAACAAAAAAACTTTGATAAAGCCATGGCCTATTATAACATGGCTTATAATCTGAGTACAAAAATTAAATATCCGTACGGACAAAAAAGAAGTTTTTACAATCGTGCTATATTGTACGAAGAAATGCACAAGCCTGAGGATGCTATTAACTATCTAAACAAAGGTTTGCTTATTGACAGCCTTTCGGGCGATACTAACGGCAAAGCTTTAACTTACATTGAGCTGAGCAGGGTTTACATCCGGAACAAAAAATATAAAGAAGCCCTGCCTTACGCCATACTGGCGTATAACAAAGCCGATAGCTGTGCAGCTATGGGTTTGGTGAAAACAGCCGTGCAGTTGTTGTTAAACATCAGCAAAGCATCGGTAGATAAAGACGCCATTATACAATGGCAGGACGAACTTATTTACGTAGACAATTTAATTAACGACCGCGAGCGCAAGCAAGCTAATGATTTTATTGATGCTTTGCGCGCCCAGGAAGAACAGCAGCTTAAGGTGCAGCAAAGTGTTTTAATGGCCGAAAAGAAAGCCCAGCAGCAAAAAAATCAGATTGTTGTTTATATCGGTGCTTTATTGTGTTCGGCTGTTATTGTGTTGACATTACTTTACAACTATAAAAAAGCCAAGCAAAAAAATGCCAAGCTAAATGCGCAGAAACAGCAGATTGAACGGCAGATTGGCATGCTGGATAAGCTTAACCGCGAAGTGCTTAGTCAAAATCAAAAATTGGAAGATGATAATGTGCTTAAAAGTAAGTTGTTGTCTATCATTAGTCATGATTTGCGTAAACCGTTGGCCAACACCCAAAGCATCCTGCACTTGGTTAACGCAGGTTTAGTATCTGAACGTGAAACCAAAGATTTATTTAAACATTTAGAAGCGCAGTACAGCCGGGTAATGACCCTGACTGATAACCTGCTGTTTTGGATACGCGGACAAGTAAGCGGGGCACCCGTTAAAAAGGAAACCGTTAATCTGCACGACACGGTGAATAACATTATTGAAGAAACGGTAATGCCGATTAGTGAGAAAGGGCTTGAAGTGCAAAACCATTTACCTGCCGAGCTGGCTTGGGTAACCGAAAACGAAACGCTGAAAATAATTTTACGTAACCTCATAAACAACGCCGTGAAATTTACCCCTGTTAACGGAGTAATTGCGTTTAGCGGTGATGTGAATGATAACGAGACTCATCTAACCATTACAGATAGCGGTATTGGCATTAGCCCCGCCATGATGGAGCAAATTAACAGTGAAAGCTATTACACTACCAAAGGAACGCAGAACGAGGAAGGCAGCGGTTTTGGTTTGATGCTCATCAGAGATTTGTTGAAAAAGCAAAACGGCAGGCTTAAAATTAACAGCAAACCCGGTGAGGGCAGTGCCTTTACCATCAGCTTTCCGGCGGTAACCGCTATTTTACCAGTAGTTGCTTTGTAA
- a CDS encoding BatA domain-containing protein, with the protein MQFVYPAFLFALLSLTIPVLVHLFNFRHYQKVYFSNVQFLKEIKEQQSSRRNLRERFILISRLLALAFLVLAFARPYLPDKNTVSPGKRQIISIFLDNSYSMQTLSTEGSLLDEAKRRAKEIASAYSINDKFQLLTQDFEGKHQRLLTRQEFNDAVDEVKISAQSRRLPQIISRQQSIMQNQSGTSEQIYIISDFQKSATGQNQVKPGAGTNINMVQLKANTLPNIAVDSVWLLSAVHRPGEGEKLVVKLHNYADKDAQGIPLKLFINGAQKALGSFSLKAKSAQQDTLSFSGLQSGWQQGLIQLQDNPIVFDNDFYFTFDVKEHMPVLLIDGGQVNPYLQAAFATDAFFKPVSVNYGSVNYAGLSSYPVVMLADVKSIPTGLAQQLKTYVAKGGTLVVFPADEADLNSYRGLLQPAGAVWPEKLITGPTRVSNLNANSPLFRGVFENAPQNPDLPLVQKYYQLSTGGRTQSEALMSLPGRQPFWSGYRSGSGKIYLSAVPLQESYSNLPRHALLIPVLFRIALLSGHDQPLYYTIGKNEVVETIPFQLNEKQILKLSKGNQTFIPDARQQEGSTFLYVADQIQQPGNYLLKKQDSLAAVIAFNNNRLESDLTYFEPSQLKNLVPENGLVVQAGKGSLQSAISETNFGLQLWKVCIILALIFVAAEIVLIRFYKVEKQSLSTPATVK; encoded by the coding sequence ATGCAATTTGTTTATCCGGCTTTTCTGTTTGCCTTATTATCGCTAACAATACCGGTGCTGGTGCATCTGTTCAATTTCAGGCATTACCAAAAAGTTTATTTTAGCAATGTTCAGTTTCTTAAAGAAATTAAAGAACAGCAATCATCAAGGCGTAATCTGCGCGAGCGTTTTATTTTGATAAGCCGCCTGCTGGCGCTGGCATTTTTGGTGTTAGCTTTTGCCCGCCCATATCTTCCTGATAAAAATACGGTTAGCCCGGGTAAGCGGCAGATTATTAGCATTTTTCTGGACAACTCATACTCTATGCAAACACTAAGCACAGAGGGAAGCTTGTTAGACGAAGCCAAGCGCCGGGCTAAAGAAATTGCATCAGCTTACAGTATAAACGACAAATTTCAATTACTCACGCAAGATTTTGAAGGTAAGCACCAGCGGCTGCTTACCCGGCAGGAATTTAATGATGCTGTTGACGAAGTTAAAATAAGTGCCCAAAGCCGCCGCCTGCCGCAAATTATTTCGCGCCAGCAAAGCATTATGCAAAATCAATCCGGCACTTCGGAGCAAATCTATATCATATCAGATTTTCAAAAAAGTGCTACCGGGCAAAATCAGGTAAAGCCGGGCGCTGGTACAAACATTAACATGGTGCAGCTTAAGGCTAATACCTTACCTAATATTGCTGTTGATTCGGTGTGGCTATTAAGCGCGGTACACCGCCCCGGCGAGGGCGAAAAGTTAGTGGTAAAACTGCATAACTATGCAGATAAAGATGCGCAGGGTATACCCTTAAAATTATTTATTAATGGTGCTCAGAAAGCGTTAGGCAGTTTTAGTCTCAAAGCAAAATCTGCGCAGCAGGATACACTGTCATTTTCGGGTTTGCAATCCGGATGGCAACAGGGGCTTATTCAGTTGCAGGATAACCCTATTGTGTTTGATAACGACTTTTATTTTACGTTTGATGTAAAAGAACATATGCCTGTACTGCTAATTGACGGCGGACAGGTGAATCCGTATTTGCAAGCGGCATTTGCAACAGATGCCTTTTTTAAACCGGTTAGCGTAAATTATGGCAGTGTTAATTATGCCGGCTTAAGCAGCTACCCGGTAGTGATGCTGGCCGATGTAAAAAGCATACCTACCGGACTAGCGCAGCAACTTAAAACGTACGTGGCCAAGGGTGGGACGTTGGTGGTATTTCCGGCTGATGAGGCAGACCTGAACAGCTACCGTGGATTGCTGCAGCCTGCAGGAGCAGTTTGGCCCGAAAAGCTAATTACCGGACCAACCCGGGTAAGTAACTTAAATGCTAATAGTCCTTTATTTAGAGGTGTGTTTGAAAACGCACCACAGAACCCCGATTTGCCGCTGGTGCAAAAATATTATCAATTGAGCACTGGCGGGCGTACACAAAGTGAGGCGCTGATGAGTTTGCCGGGAAGACAGCCTTTTTGGTCCGGCTATCGTAGCGGGAGCGGTAAGATCTACCTATCGGCAGTGCCGCTGCAAGAAAGCTACAGCAATTTGCCCCGGCATGCTTTGCTAATTCCGGTATTATTCAGGATAGCGCTTTTAAGCGGGCACGACCAACCCTTGTATTACACTATTGGTAAAAATGAAGTGGTAGAAACTATTCCGTTTCAATTAAATGAAAAGCAGATATTAAAGCTAAGCAAGGGCAACCAAACGTTTATACCTGATGCCCGGCAGCAGGAGGGGAGCACATTTTTATATGTGGCCGACCAGATACAGCAGCCTGGAAACTATTTGCTAAAAAAGCAAGACAGCTTGGCCGCCGTTATTGCGTTTAACAACAACCGGCTCGAGTCTGATTTAACTTATTTTGAACCAAGCCAGCTAAAAAATCTGGTTCCTGAAAATGGGTTGGTAGTACAGGCAGGTAAGGGATCGTTACAGAGTGCCATCAGTGAAACAAATTTTGGCCTGCAATTATGGAAAGTTTGTATAATTTTGGCCCTGATTTTCGTGGCTGCCGAAATAGTGTTGATCCGCTTTTATAAAGTAGAAAAACAGTCGCTTTCAACGCCGGCCACAGTCAAATAA